The Christiangramia flava JLT2011 genome has a segment encoding these proteins:
- a CDS encoding DUF2231 domain-containing protein translates to MAAINRKLIKNYRNETKQLFFTLIIFAYAGILSIVFAANNSRSSNTRTEIKNEEADVTVDASNSVPTLQANTKANFDEFPNLHPMVVHFPIVLLLFAVILQLIQLFVLKRSLDWVILLVIGSGFIGAYAAGTLVHPHTEGLTEMAKKVLEQHDKYANWTIWSSALAAVLKVISLFWLKLKRGFEIAVLLVMAFSAFSVSQAGHYGAQLVYIEGVGPQGKYLGNEAEEGHNESGGHSH, encoded by the coding sequence ATGGCTGCAATTAACAGGAAACTAATTAAAAACTATAGGAATGAAACCAAACAACTATTTTTCACTTTAATAATTTTTGCGTACGCTGGCATTTTATCGATTGTGTTTGCCGCAAATAATTCTAGAAGTTCTAATACAAGGACAGAAATAAAAAATGAGGAAGCCGATGTAACTGTGGATGCAAGTAACTCTGTTCCCACCTTACAAGCCAATACTAAAGCTAATTTCGATGAATTTCCAAACCTGCACCCAATGGTCGTGCATTTCCCTATTGTGCTGTTGCTGTTCGCTGTCATATTGCAACTGATTCAACTATTTGTGTTGAAACGTTCGCTGGACTGGGTCATATTATTGGTTATAGGTTCAGGCTTCATTGGCGCTTATGCGGCGGGTACGTTGGTCCATCCACATACCGAGGGACTTACCGAAATGGCCAAAAAAGTATTGGAACAGCACGATAAATACGCCAACTGGACGATCTGGTCGAGTGCATTGGCAGCAGTTTTGAAAGTTATTAGCCTGTTCTGGTTAAAACTAAAACGGGGCTTTGAGATTGCTGTGTTGTTGGTGATGGCTTTTTCGGCCTTTTCCGTCTCTCAGGCCGGTCATTATGGTGCACAACTAGTGTATATTGAAGGGGTTGGCCCACAAGGGAAATATTTGGGTAATGAAGCCGAAGAAGGGCATAATGAAAGTGGTGGCCACTCACATTAA
- a CDS encoding heme-binding domain-containing protein yields MKIFKTIAWIALVALLTIQFFPVDYNQGETVPPTDFMFVNNVPATVEKSLRVSCYDCHSNNTNYPWYNKIQPVAWFLEDHIVEGKKELNFNEWGDFSDRRKTSKLRSIISQIEDDQMPLASYTFIHRDAKFSKSEKKEIIEYMTQLKKSL; encoded by the coding sequence TTGAAAATCTTTAAGACAATAGCGTGGATAGCCTTGGTGGCTTTATTGACTATCCAGTTTTTCCCTGTGGATTACAACCAGGGCGAAACGGTGCCGCCGACCGATTTTATGTTTGTGAACAATGTACCCGCAACGGTCGAAAAATCGTTGCGGGTTTCCTGCTATGATTGTCATAGTAACAATACCAATTATCCCTGGTACAACAAAATACAGCCAGTGGCCTGGTTTCTAGAAGACCATATTGTAGAAGGAAAAAAGGAATTAAATTTCAATGAATGGGGAGATTTTTCCGACCGAAGAAAAACCAGCAAACTGCGGTCGATTATCAGTCAGATAGAAGATGATCAAATGCCACTGGCCTCCTATACGTTTATTCATAGGGACGCAAAATTTTCAAAATCGGAAAAAAAAGAGATCATAGAATATATGACCCAACTTAAAAAAAGTTTATAA
- a CDS encoding DUF3347 domain-containing protein: MKTEMIKSTMYTMALAAVIMITVSCKDANKNDPEKSKPMSNEMHQENEQDHNGSERMRGENSGKDASSAIINNYLKIKNALVADNQEDAAEAGGMLVTDFENFDKNGYSSEEQQELTDIIEDAKEHAEHIAESPIAHQREHFDILSKDMIDMIAITGTNIKLYQDYCPMYNDNKGAQWLSSTEEIKNPYMGSRMPGCGKMQKEIN; the protein is encoded by the coding sequence ATGAAAACAGAAATGATTAAAAGCACAATGTACACAATGGCACTCGCTGCCGTAATAATGATAACAGTTTCCTGTAAGGATGCAAACAAGAACGACCCCGAAAAGTCAAAGCCAATGAGCAATGAAATGCATCAGGAAAATGAACAGGATCACAATGGATCAGAAAGAATGAGAGGTGAGAATTCTGGTAAGGACGCGTCATCCGCAATTATAAATAACTACCTTAAAATCAAAAATGCACTTGTAGCAGACAACCAAGAAGATGCTGCAGAAGCAGGAGGAATGTTGGTGACCGACTTTGAAAATTTCGATAAGAATGGTTATTCCTCGGAAGAACAACAGGAATTAACTGATATTATTGAGGATGCAAAGGAACACGCAGAACATATAGCAGAAAGCCCTATAGCTCATCAAAGGGAGCATTTCGATATTTTAAGCAAAGATATGATAGATATGATTGCTATAACTGGTACCAATATAAAATTATATCAGGATTATTGTCCGATGTACAACGATAATAAAGGTGCACAATGGTTAAGTAGTACCGAAGAAATCAAAAACCCATATATGGGCAGCAGAATGCCGGGATGTGGAAAAATGCAAAAAGAGATTAACTAA
- a CDS encoding DUF3347 domain-containing protein translates to MTTDFADQDFIIDGMTGRTWHNYLEKMALTESDKSQAKSISKDMAGSFGEERMEMKKLVQQMAEAENIEEVRKFFSLRKSRGLCLKTPFLEVPFTKNSARWPLAMNCLLVCQCQRNLTIILAKKC, encoded by the coding sequence ATGACTACCGACTTTGCAGACCAAGATTTTATCATAGATGGGATGACCGGTAGAACATGGCATAACTATCTGGAAAAAATGGCATTGACAGAAAGCGATAAGAGCCAAGCAAAATCTATTAGCAAGGATATGGCAGGATCGTTTGGGGAGGAACGAATGGAAATGAAAAAGCTCGTACAACAAATGGCCGAAGCTGAAAATATAGAAGAAGTCAGAAAGTTTTTCAGTTTACGGAAAAGTAGGGGCCTATGTTTGAAGACGCCCTTTCTGGAGGTGCCATTTACAAAAAATTCTGCCCGTTGGCCTTTAGCAATGAACTGCCTATTGGTATGCCAATGTCAAAGAAATTTAACCATTATTTTGGCGAAAAAATGCTAA
- a CDS encoding SHOCT domain-containing protein: MVYNKWDWLILLGVIVLSIFIYAGRKKKKRKEAIKILDERYAKGEIKEEEYEKSKTMIYDGKH, from the coding sequence ATGGTTTACAACAAATGGGATTGGCTGATTTTACTTGGGGTTATAGTTCTTTCTATTTTTATTTACGCGGGCAGAAAGAAGAAAAAACGTAAGGAGGCTATTAAAATTTTAGATGAAAGATATGCCAAAGGAGAAATAAAAGAGGAAGAATATGAGAAAAGTAAAACAATGATATATGATGGAAAACACTAA
- a CDS encoding multicopper oxidase domain-containing protein has translation MIRQITLLVVFLTTSLGIAQTEPSLEGNVDTEPSVEGNVDNLPIREYTLTLREEAVNKAGKVVMGMTINGQIPGPTLEFNEGEYAVIYVKNEMSVESSIHWHGLLLPNFYDGVPYLSTPPIEAGETLKYEFAIKQNGTYWYHSHTMLQEQSGVYGPIVIQPKEETDLEYDKELVLLLSDWTNEKPRDVMRFLKRGTEWYNIRKGTATPLNQVIKRGALGAQFNFWRQRMESADIADIYYPAFLINGKEKIEYPEYKPGEKVRLRIIDGSASTSFWMTFGGEDPQLVSADGKDVVPLRKNKTFIAVAETYDYIVTIPETGKLEFKIMAQDGSGTATAYLGQGPIVAAPDVPRPDKIGMMQQMAKMKMRMGAPALKFRPGKVDPYKMAEDWGMQMDGTMQMEGMNDMAPNAGSEGMGMNREKSNMMGMEMDSMQMDHSKMAKMDMEKDSEMKKQTGMDGMKMDKKNGMQGMGMFSEYNYDYLKSPEKTNYDPDVPVTEILLNLTGNMQRYVWSMNGVPLSEADKIKIKGDEVTRITFNNLTMMHHPMHLHGHFFRVINENGEYSPLKHTVNVPPMQKITIEFYGNEYGDWFFHCHILYHLVGGMSRIVSYGTPRDPRMEEYPVSKLIDETDQYYSWGMVDAASHMTALNLVSSNIRNQFSLRAEYGWNKNLEVEAAYDRYLYDYLTVFGGVNIENGMEDSLEEINTTAIAGIRYLTPYLFTLDVRMDSKLRPQISLSRAISIFPRTILFGTYEYQADFGWVDELPQGDNFKKEITWSTGIEYFLSKNFSLMGSYDNRFGPGGGLSLRF, from the coding sequence ATGATTAGACAAATCACTTTGCTTGTTGTGTTTCTGACTACAAGTTTAGGAATAGCCCAAACTGAACCTTCGTTAGAAGGAAATGTAGATACTGAACCTTCCGTAGAAGGGAATGTAGATAACCTACCCATAAGGGAATATACCCTTACACTGCGGGAAGAAGCCGTAAACAAGGCGGGCAAAGTGGTTATGGGAATGACCATAAATGGTCAGATACCAGGGCCGACACTTGAATTTAATGAAGGTGAATACGCAGTAATCTATGTCAAGAACGAGATGAGCGTAGAATCATCGATACACTGGCACGGACTTCTTTTGCCCAATTTCTACGATGGGGTGCCTTATCTGTCCACACCTCCCATTGAAGCCGGAGAAACCCTGAAATATGAATTTGCAATTAAGCAAAATGGTACTTATTGGTACCATTCCCATACCATGCTTCAGGAACAAAGTGGTGTTTATGGCCCTATTGTTATCCAGCCAAAGGAAGAAACAGATTTGGAGTATGACAAGGAACTGGTATTACTTCTTTCAGATTGGACCAATGAGAAACCCAGGGATGTAATGCGATTTTTAAAACGGGGCACGGAATGGTATAACATCAGGAAGGGAACGGCCACACCGTTGAACCAGGTCATCAAAAGAGGTGCTCTGGGCGCCCAATTTAATTTCTGGAGGCAACGCATGGAAAGTGCGGATATAGCGGATATTTACTATCCCGCGTTTCTGATCAATGGAAAGGAAAAGATCGAATATCCCGAGTACAAGCCCGGGGAGAAAGTCCGTCTGCGCATTATCGATGGTTCTGCATCCACCTCGTTTTGGATGACCTTTGGTGGGGAAGACCCACAATTGGTTTCAGCCGATGGCAAGGATGTTGTTCCCTTAAGAAAGAACAAAACTTTTATTGCGGTTGCAGAAACCTACGATTATATCGTGACCATACCGGAAACTGGCAAGTTGGAATTCAAGATTATGGCCCAGGATGGTTCCGGTACCGCAACCGCCTATCTGGGTCAGGGCCCGATCGTGGCTGCCCCGGACGTTCCCAGGCCGGATAAAATAGGGATGATGCAGCAAATGGCAAAGATGAAGATGAGAATGGGCGCCCCGGCATTAAAATTTAGGCCCGGTAAGGTAGACCCCTATAAAATGGCCGAGGATTGGGGAATGCAAATGGATGGTACCATGCAGATGGAAGGTATGAACGATATGGCTCCCAATGCCGGATCGGAAGGTATGGGCATGAACAGGGAGAAGTCAAATATGATGGGTATGGAAATGGATTCCATGCAGATGGACCATTCCAAAATGGCAAAAATGGATATGGAAAAGGATTCCGAAATGAAGAAACAGACTGGAATGGATGGTATGAAAATGGATAAAAAGAACGGTATGCAGGGCATGGGTATGTTTTCAGAATACAACTATGATTACCTAAAATCACCTGAAAAGACTAATTATGACCCCGATGTGCCGGTAACCGAAATCCTGTTGAATCTTACAGGAAATATGCAACGGTATGTCTGGAGTATGAACGGTGTGCCCCTTTCCGAAGCGGATAAAATCAAGATAAAGGGGGACGAGGTAACCCGGATTACTTTCAATAACCTGACCATGATGCACCACCCTATGCACCTGCATGGGCATTTCTTTAGGGTCATCAACGAGAACGGTGAATATTCCCCCCTGAAACACACGGTGAATGTACCGCCTATGCAAAAGATAACCATTGAATTCTATGGCAATGAATACGGCGACTGGTTTTTCCATTGCCATATTCTATACCATTTGGTTGGCGGAATGTCCCGCATAGTAAGCTATGGTACCCCACGTGACCCTAGGATGGAAGAATATCCTGTGTCCAAACTTATTGATGAGACCGATCAGTACTACTCTTGGGGGATGGTGGATGCCGCCTCCCATATGACCGCATTGAACTTGGTAAGTTCAAACATACGCAACCAGTTTTCCCTGAGAGCTGAATACGGATGGAACAAAAATTTGGAAGTAGAAGCGGCTTATGACAGGTATCTATATGATTATTTGACCGTTTTTGGTGGTGTGAATATTGAAAATGGAATGGAGGACAGCCTGGAGGAGATAAATACGACCGCCATTGCAGGTATACGCTACCTTACCCCTTACCTTTTTACCCTTGATGTTCGTATGGACAGTAAGTTGCGGCCACAGATAAGTTTAAGTCGTGCCATATCGATCTTCCCAAGGACCATCCTGTTTGGAACCTACGAGTACCAAGCCGATTTTGGATGGGTTGATGAGTTACCACAAGGGGATAATTTTAAAAAAGAAATTACCTGGAGTACCGGTATAGAATATTTCTTATCCAAGAATTTTTCGCTAATGGGAAGTTATGATAACCGCTTTGGTCCGGGTGGTGGGCTTTCTCTAAGATTTTAA
- a CDS encoding HYC_CC_PP family protein, translating to MKKVFYKIISVLMAFVVVSTIMSFTLDIHYCGNSLIDFSFFSKAESCGMEADSYRNQLSKPCQNPSIDKKSCCSDQKIVKEGGDDLKLAVNNLIFEQQTFVATFFYTYVNLFEGLDENIVPFKDYSPPFIERDVQILYETYLI from the coding sequence GTGAAAAAAGTTTTTTACAAAATAATATCTGTTTTGATGGCATTTGTAGTCGTATCAACTATAATGTCCTTTACGCTGGATATACATTATTGCGGAAACTCTTTGATTGATTTTAGTTTCTTTTCCAAGGCAGAAAGCTGTGGAATGGAGGCCGATAGCTATCGTAACCAGCTTAGTAAGCCTTGTCAGAACCCTTCTATTGATAAAAAATCATGTTGCTCTGACCAAAAAATCGTGAAGGAAGGAGGCGATGACCTTAAATTAGCAGTCAACAACCTTATTTTTGAGCAACAGACCTTTGTTGCCACATTCTTCTATACTTATGTAAATCTTTTCGAGGGACTTGATGAAAACATCGTTCCCTTCAAGGATTACTCGCCCCCCTTTATTGAACGGGACGTTCAGATACTCTACGAGACTTATTTAATTTGA
- a CDS encoding universal stress protein, whose amino-acid sequence MKLTKILIPIDFSQAAATAISYALMLARKLNVEMIIAHAYTAPIPSNGFVGVGTMTYSVPDNFPSYEEYYRNKIKEFLENYPEFQTENYKLIMGVGAIENFICQTAKDENVDMILMGTEGIDSSIEEFFMGTLSEKVSRNAPCPVLVIPETIESYNIKNIGLALDKDNFFEISFKPDFFAKLLKTLDASISLIHFSENDEKEINEKEVNEYYSKILNTEIVAFHCFNDADPQEKISKFYWQNSIDVLTLIYRDHGFFEKLLNKGFRKELVFHSNLPLLILK is encoded by the coding sequence ATGAAACTTACCAAAATTTTAATTCCAATAGATTTTTCGCAGGCTGCTGCAACAGCTATTAGTTATGCGTTGATGTTAGCACGCAAGCTTAATGTAGAAATGATTATCGCTCATGCCTACACTGCTCCCATACCTTCCAACGGGTTTGTGGGGGTGGGAACCATGACTTATTCGGTACCAGATAATTTTCCCTCGTATGAAGAATATTATCGTAATAAAATAAAAGAATTCCTTGAAAATTATCCGGAATTCCAAACTGAAAATTATAAATTGATTATGGGAGTAGGTGCCATTGAAAACTTTATCTGTCAAACGGCAAAAGATGAAAATGTCGATATGATACTTATGGGCACTGAAGGTATTGATTCTTCCATTGAAGAATTTTTTATGGGCACCCTTAGTGAAAAAGTTAGTCGTAATGCCCCTTGTCCGGTATTGGTTATTCCTGAAACGATAGAGTCATATAATATTAAGAATATTGGCTTGGCCCTGGATAAGGACAATTTTTTTGAAATTTCTTTTAAACCGGATTTCTTTGCCAAACTTTTAAAAACTTTGGATGCCAGTATTTCCCTGATTCATTTTTCAGAAAACGATGAAAAGGAAATTAATGAAAAGGAAGTTAATGAATATTACTCGAAAATCCTCAATACGGAGATCGTTGCATTCCATTGTTTTAACGATGCTGATCCTCAAGAAAAGATTTCCAAATTTTATTGGCAAAATTCAATCGATGTTTTGACGCTGATTTATCGCGACCACGGATTTTTTGAAAAGTTGCTTAATAAAGGATTCAGGAAAGAGTTGGTTTTTCATTCAAACCTTCCTCTGTTAATTTTGAAGTAA
- a CDS encoding sodium:calcium antiporter, whose translation MNIRILTENFKQLYTMNVWLWVVILGLAAWAAHWGADRLLTPLKLLRKQWGLTASAGAAFLAIVTASPEVAINIASAARDVSGIGLGNLLGSNIISIPLMVTIAYFASRKQFKNNKEHQEHRDKNILALNKRSVAVLSLPYLGIIALVAILTLPKPWRGLQPIDGWIMLGAYIAFLAHAIVKGKQKGKNVEWNKRQVWLSIAGAIAIATGALFIVKATENIVSVLGISEIVGGLFITGIMTTAPEIFKTWSVVKGGEVTAGTTSVIADNAVTMTLAFFPLALVTTPIEDFQLYWVNLAFVGLMPLLYSLFIHQSKEQHGFTHWQIFAFDAAYIVYLMVMVFFVLKLF comes from the coding sequence TTGAATATACGAATTCTAACAGAAAATTTTAAACAACTATATACGATGAATGTCTGGCTTTGGGTAGTAATATTGGGATTAGCGGCCTGGGCCGCCCACTGGGGTGCGGACCGATTGTTGACCCCTTTAAAGTTGCTCCGCAAGCAATGGGGCCTTACCGCTTCTGCAGGTGCCGCATTCCTTGCCATTGTCACGGCAAGCCCTGAAGTGGCCATAAACATTGCAAGTGCGGCACGGGACGTTTCCGGTATTGGCCTGGGCAATTTGTTGGGTTCCAATATTATTTCCATTCCCTTGATGGTGACCATAGCTTATTTTGCTTCAAGGAAACAGTTCAAGAACAACAAGGAACATCAAGAACATCGTGATAAAAACATTCTGGCATTAAACAAACGTTCGGTTGCAGTATTGTCCCTTCCCTATCTGGGCATTATCGCCCTTGTTGCCATTTTGACCTTGCCAAAGCCCTGGCGCGGGCTACAACCAATAGACGGGTGGATTATGCTGGGTGCATATATTGCATTCCTGGCCCACGCCATAGTAAAAGGCAAGCAAAAGGGCAAAAATGTAGAATGGAACAAAAGGCAGGTCTGGTTATCGATTGCCGGGGCCATTGCCATTGCGACCGGTGCCTTGTTTATTGTTAAGGCAACTGAAAATATCGTTTCTGTCTTGGGTATTTCTGAAATCGTGGGTGGCCTTTTTATCACGGGCATAATGACCACGGCACCGGAAATTTTTAAGACCTGGAGCGTGGTAAAAGGGGGCGAGGTGACAGCGGGCACCACCAGTGTGATTGCAGATAATGCCGTAACGATGACACTGGCCTTTTTTCCGCTTGCTTTAGTAACCACCCCGATTGAGGATTTTCAACTTTATTGGGTAAACCTGGCTTTTGTGGGTTTAATGCCCTTGTTATATTCATTATTTATTCATCAGAGCAAAGAACAGCACGGATTTACCCACTGGCAAATTTTCGCCTTTGATGCAGCATATATTGTATATTTAATGGTAATGGTTTTTTTCGTATTAAAATTGTTTTAA
- a CDS encoding lipoprotein signal peptidase: MMKKRTIILLILLLLAIDQTIKIYVKTNFYYGEEYYVFGQDWFRLHFLENSGMAWGFKFGDGYLAKVVLILFRLAAIIWGTFYINKMIKKGYAKFFLISAAFIYAGALGNLIDGAFYGMIFEKSDPALQNIAEIFPPGGGYSGFLNGNVVDMWLFPIIDTRLPEWLPFWGGEHFTFFDPVFNTADVWISTGVLLLLVFHKKHHKTKKLK, from the coding sequence ATGATGAAGAAAAGAACTATAATCCTGCTGATTTTACTATTGTTGGCCATAGACCAGACAATAAAAATATATGTGAAGACTAATTTTTATTATGGAGAGGAATATTATGTGTTTGGCCAGGATTGGTTTCGGTTACATTTTTTGGAAAACTCCGGGATGGCCTGGGGATTCAAGTTTGGCGATGGTTATCTGGCCAAAGTTGTTTTAATTTTATTCCGGTTGGCAGCAATCATATGGGGAACCTTTTATATCAATAAGATGATTAAGAAGGGATATGCCAAGTTTTTTTTAATCAGTGCAGCATTTATATACGCTGGTGCGCTGGGCAATTTGATTGATGGAGCTTTCTACGGGATGATTTTTGAAAAAAGTGACCCGGCACTTCAAAATATTGCGGAAATATTCCCACCGGGCGGTGGTTATTCAGGTTTTTTAAACGGTAATGTGGTCGATATGTGGCTCTTTCCGATTATAGACACCAGGCTTCCGGAATGGTTGCCATTTTGGGGCGGGGAACATTTTACGTTTTTCGACCCTGTATTCAATACAGCGGATGTTTGGATCAGTACGGGAGTTCTTTTACTCCTGGTTTTTCATAAAAAACATCACAAGACAAAAAAACTCAAATAA
- the nhaA gene encoding Na+/H+ antiporter NhaA, translating into MNEPQKAQSALAYVRETAQKFLDRETAGGILLIIATIVALFLGNSQFSEMYHHYLKDEFVIEFSEHFNFGLTIEEWINDGLMAIFFLVAGLELKREVLVGELSSFKKASSPLLAALGGMIVPALIFASFNSETAYIRGWGIPMATDIAYSLGIIGLLGKKIPSQLKIFLVALAIADDVGAILVIALFYSSQISWFYLVGGLGIFVGLLVLNKIRVKNLSWYITGGIVLWYFFLNSGVHPTIAGVLFAITIPVRPKLDSKHLKERTTRNLGQLEEADIETKNPLQDIKQRLILKAIKKDTENSRPPLLKLENSLIDFNAFFIIPIFAIANAGVKLDVSFLEVVSSSLGLGVIAGLAVGKVTGISLFTWLGQKIGVSSIHSSLKWKHILGVGMIAGIGFTMSLFITNLAFTNPELVKVSKISILIASSIAALIGVLILFLSSPVQQKNKNIKTLHRNGK; encoded by the coding sequence ATGAATGAACCCCAAAAAGCACAGTCTGCGTTGGCTTATGTGAGGGAAACCGCACAGAAGTTTCTCGATAGGGAAACGGCGGGCGGCATCCTTTTGATTATTGCTACTATCGTAGCCCTTTTTTTGGGTAATTCCCAATTTTCGGAGATGTACCACCATTATCTTAAAGATGAGTTTGTAATTGAATTCTCAGAACATTTTAATTTTGGGCTAACTATTGAAGAATGGATCAATGATGGCCTGATGGCAATTTTCTTTCTGGTTGCTGGTTTGGAATTGAAAAGGGAAGTCCTGGTAGGGGAATTATCATCCTTTAAAAAAGCATCTTCTCCACTTCTGGCAGCATTAGGAGGTATGATAGTTCCTGCCCTGATATTCGCGAGTTTTAATTCAGAAACAGCTTATATAAGGGGATGGGGAATACCAATGGCTACGGATATAGCTTATTCCCTTGGCATTATTGGTCTTTTGGGAAAAAAAATACCTTCTCAGTTGAAAATATTTTTGGTGGCATTGGCAATAGCAGATGATGTGGGTGCCATTCTGGTTATAGCCCTTTTTTACAGCAGTCAAATAAGCTGGTTTTATCTGGTTGGTGGCCTCGGAATATTTGTTGGCCTTTTGGTACTAAATAAAATTAGGGTTAAGAACCTGTCATGGTATATTACAGGTGGAATTGTACTATGGTACTTTTTTCTGAATTCAGGTGTCCACCCCACCATTGCGGGAGTGTTATTTGCCATTACCATTCCCGTAAGGCCTAAACTGGACAGTAAACACCTTAAGGAAAGAACCACCCGGAATCTGGGTCAGTTGGAAGAAGCAGATATTGAAACTAAAAATCCCCTTCAGGATATAAAGCAACGCCTAATTCTAAAAGCAATCAAAAAAGATACTGAGAATTCAAGGCCTCCGTTACTGAAATTAGAGAACTCCCTTATCGACTTTAATGCTTTTTTTATTATCCCAATATTTGCGATTGCCAACGCTGGGGTAAAGTTAGATGTAAGTTTTTTAGAAGTTGTTTCCAGCTCCTTGGGTTTAGGGGTAATCGCCGGGCTTGCCGTTGGGAAAGTAACTGGTATTAGCCTCTTCACCTGGCTTGGACAGAAAATAGGTGTTTCTTCCATTCATAGTTCTTTAAAATGGAAACATATCCTGGGGGTTGGAATGATTGCCGGGATTGGTTTTACCATGTCCCTGTTTATAACCAACCTGGCTTTTACCAATCCAGAGCTGGTAAAGGTTTCAAAAATAAGCATTTTGATCGCTTCCTCTATCGCGGCCTTAATAGGCGTACTTATTTTATTTTTAAGCTCGCCGGTACAACAAAAAAATAAAAATATTAAAACTCTGCATAGGAACGGTAAATAA
- the lpdA gene encoding dihydrolipoyl dehydrogenase: MEKYDITIIGSGPGGYVCAIRAAQLGFKVAIIERYSTLGGTCLNVGCIPSKAWLEASEHYHKLKHQFEDFGINVKEANVDIAKMNQRVQDVVGEIINGVAFLMKKNKVTVYEGHGTIKDKNTIEIKGEGKTQTIETDKMVIATGSKPASLPNIEIDKKRIISSTEALALKEIPKHLMVVGGGVIGVEIGSVFARLGSKVSIVEYFDGLIYTMDKSVGHQLYRSLRKQDIEFYLEHKVTKAVAAEDKVTLTAQNRKDDKEMQLEGDYCLMAIGRKPYTDNLGLENLEVATNDKGQIKVDDNLETKIKGVYAIGDVVRGAMLAHKASEEGVFVAERIAGQKPHINYSLIPNIVYTQPEVAGVGLTEEELKEAGRAIKTGSFPFKANARAKISMDTDGFIKVIADKETDEILGVHMIGPRIADSYTEAVVAMEFRAAAEDIARMSHGHPTFSETFKEACLAATEDRALHI, translated from the coding sequence ATGGAAAAATATGATATAACAATTATTGGTTCCGGTCCGGGTGGCTACGTATGTGCCATACGTGCGGCACAACTGGGCTTTAAAGTGGCCATAATCGAAAGGTACAGTACCCTTGGCGGCACTTGCCTTAACGTGGGTTGTATCCCTTCAAAAGCCTGGCTGGAAGCATCGGAACATTACCACAAGCTCAAACACCAATTCGAGGATTTCGGCATCAATGTCAAAGAGGCGAATGTAGATATTGCAAAAATGAACCAAAGGGTTCAGGACGTCGTGGGGGAAATCATCAACGGGGTAGCCTTCCTGATGAAAAAGAACAAGGTTACCGTTTATGAAGGCCACGGAACTATCAAGGATAAGAACACCATTGAAATTAAGGGCGAAGGCAAAACACAAACCATAGAAACCGATAAGATGGTCATTGCTACCGGGTCGAAACCCGCATCCCTGCCCAATATTGAAATAGATAAAAAAAGGATTATTTCCTCTACGGAAGCCCTTGCCCTCAAAGAAATCCCCAAACACTTAATGGTCGTTGGAGGTGGTGTCATTGGGGTCGAGATAGGTTCTGTCTTCGCCAGGTTAGGTTCAAAAGTATCCATCGTAGAGTATTTTGATGGGCTTATTTATACAATGGACAAATCTGTAGGGCATCAATTGTACAGGTCCCTAAGAAAACAGGATATCGAGTTCTATCTGGAACACAAGGTCACAAAGGCTGTGGCAGCAGAAGATAAGGTAACCCTTACGGCACAGAACAGGAAAGACGACAAGGAAATGCAGTTGGAAGGAGACTATTGCCTGATGGCCATAGGCAGAAAACCATATACCGACAATCTGGGCCTCGAAAACCTGGAAGTGGCAACCAACGACAAAGGACAAATAAAGGTAGATGACAACCTGGAAACCAAAATAAAAGGGGTCTATGCCATAGGAGATGTAGTCCGTGGGGCGATGCTCGCCCATAAGGCCAGTGAAGAAGGTGTTTTTGTGGCCGAACGCATTGCGGGACAAAAGCCGCATATCAATTATTCCCTCATACCAAACATTGTCTATACACAGCCGGAAGTGGCCGGCGTGGGCCTTACCGAGGAGGAACTTAAGGAAGCAGGTAGAGCAATAAAAACGGGCTCATTTCCTTTCAAGGCCAATGCAAGGGCCAAGATAAGTATGGACACGGACGGCTTTATAAAAGTGATTGCGGACAAGGAAACCGATGAGATTTTGGGCGTTCATATGATAGGTCCGCGCATAGCCGATAGTTATACGGAAGCTGTCGTAGCGATGGAATTCAGGGCAGCGGCAGAAGATATTGCACGGATGTCCCACGGACACCCCACATTTTCAGAAACCTTTAAGGAAGCCTGCTTGGCCGCTACCGAAGACCGGGCGTTGCATATATAA